The Deinococcus hopiensis KR-140 genome has a window encoding:
- a CDS encoding alginate O-acetyltransferase AlgX-related protein translates to MTDFAQDTLGLRATRPSASRLQTWLPGAFLLTVVALGSGLTLGRPGLREAQPGKNLLTGEWTASWEKNLDAGVLWRDPSVNLWGGLNYRLLHEAREGAVMGREGWLYTAEEFQTSAQDARELAAKLEYVRQVRDTLAKTGTRLVVALIPAKARVYPEYLGRAHIPAVKENVYAQFRQELEDAHIPVPDLLAAMQAGKKRSGEALFLRTDTHWTPQGAAVAAQALAPTVEALRLDLPSATYAVQPQPPAARRGDLLRYVPVPGDVGPAPDTVRGQSYVRTDGEGGSLLGDEAIAVTLVGTSYSADTPENVWKFSGALAHALGTEVLNAAQAGKGPLLPMREYLGGQDYRDAPPKVVIWEIPERFLRVPYGNTARKE, encoded by the coding sequence ATGACCGATTTCGCGCAGGACACCCTTGGGCTCCGGGCCACCCGTCCCTCCGCCTCCCGCCTGCAGACCTGGCTTCCCGGCGCATTTTTGCTTACTGTCGTTGCCCTGGGCTCGGGCCTGACGCTGGGCCGTCCCGGGCTCCGTGAGGCCCAACCCGGCAAAAACCTCCTGACCGGTGAGTGGACCGCCTCCTGGGAGAAGAACCTCGACGCGGGGGTGCTGTGGCGTGATCCCAGTGTGAACCTGTGGGGGGGCCTGAACTACCGCCTGCTGCACGAGGCCCGCGAGGGCGCGGTGATGGGCCGGGAAGGCTGGCTGTACACCGCCGAGGAATTCCAGACCTCGGCGCAGGACGCGCGGGAGCTGGCGGCCAAACTCGAGTATGTCCGGCAGGTGCGCGACACGCTGGCGAAGACTGGCACACGGCTCGTGGTGGCCCTCATTCCAGCCAAGGCGCGGGTGTACCCCGAGTACCTGGGACGCGCGCACATTCCAGCGGTGAAGGAAAACGTATACGCGCAGTTTCGCCAGGAGCTCGAAGACGCGCACATCCCCGTGCCGGATCTGCTCGCCGCCATGCAGGCCGGGAAGAAGCGCTCCGGCGAGGCCCTGTTTCTGCGTACCGACACCCACTGGACCCCCCAGGGAGCGGCGGTGGCGGCGCAGGCCCTCGCGCCCACCGTGGAGGCGCTGCGCCTGGACCTGCCTTCAGCCACCTACGCCGTCCAGCCCCAGCCGCCGGCCGCGCGCCGGGGTGATCTGCTGCGCTACGTGCCTGTACCGGGTGACGTCGGTCCGGCCCCCGACACGGTACGCGGGCAGTCCTACGTGCGCACCGACGGGGAAGGCGGAAGCCTGCTGGGCGACGAGGCCATCGCCGTCACGCTGGTGGGCACGAGTTACAGCGCTGACACGCCCGAGAACGTCTGGAAGTTCAGCGGCGCGCTTGCCCACGCGCTCGGCACCGAGGTGCTGAACGCGGCGCAGGCAGGCAAGGGACCGCTGCTCCCCATGCGCGAGTACCTGGGGGGCCAGGACTACCGGGACGCGCCCCCCAAGGTGGTCATCTGGGAGATTCCAGAGCGCTTCTTGCGGGTGCCTTACGGTAATACGGCGCGGAAGGAATAA
- a CDS encoding alginate O-acetyltransferase AlgX-related protein, with amino-acid sequence MKTILLSGLLVLCSSALAQTAPAQTAPATPAQPAQIPPVQAPPAQSQPQSQPAPAQPPAWAVCDAARDPKNYKDDDLWAVIINRGEGDWLFGESSYWGYRDANTAASKPYLQRFAGALRALGTELIIVQVPPKAAAEARHLGNGVPKTLDPQWAGETYARFVQMLGEAGIYAPDLLALYRAQPGDVPFFFERDHHWTPAAAALTSKAIAGYVAGRELLKDVPAVEFTLTQKARPNTQSLGGRVAELCHENVPVQEYQTLISTPKAEPGLLDDTTPRVMLVGTSNSFRQDEDSFAASLRHDLGRDVVNASVSGGGPWSALEQLVYSNDFRTSPPRLLIWEMNVEADFKGGLSQLIPAVRGGCAAPLGQAREVLPSQSSTALNLASGDYFSVRVSDPTLRTVPVKITDAAGTHTLTLNHQGQGTKSPLFFGELDAPASALAVDLPDTAGKVDLTVCKG; translated from the coding sequence ATGAAAACCATCCTGCTGAGCGGCCTTCTGGTCCTCTGCTCGTCGGCCCTGGCTCAAACTGCCCCGGCCCAGACTGCTCCGGCGACGCCGGCCCAACCTGCCCAGATCCCGCCGGTTCAGGCCCCACCGGCTCAGTCACAGCCTCAGTCACAGCCCGCCCCGGCCCAGCCGCCTGCCTGGGCCGTGTGCGACGCGGCGCGCGATCCAAAAAACTACAAGGACGACGACCTGTGGGCGGTCATCATCAACCGGGGTGAGGGCGACTGGCTGTTTGGGGAATCGAGCTACTGGGGCTACCGGGACGCGAACACGGCCGCTTCCAAGCCGTACCTGCAGCGCTTTGCTGGCGCCCTGCGCGCTTTGGGCACCGAGCTAATCATCGTGCAAGTGCCGCCCAAGGCCGCCGCTGAGGCCCGGCACCTGGGCAACGGGGTGCCCAAGACGCTCGATCCCCAGTGGGCGGGCGAGACGTACGCCCGCTTCGTTCAGATGCTGGGCGAGGCGGGCATCTACGCGCCGGACCTGCTGGCCCTCTACCGGGCGCAGCCGGGCGACGTGCCCTTCTTTTTCGAGCGCGACCACCACTGGACCCCGGCGGCGGCGGCCCTGACCTCCAAGGCGATCGCAGGGTATGTGGCCGGACGGGAGCTGCTGAAAGACGTACCGGCAGTGGAGTTCACCCTCACCCAGAAGGCGCGGCCCAATACCCAGAGCCTGGGGGGCCGGGTGGCTGAACTGTGCCACGAGAACGTACCAGTTCAGGAATACCAGACGTTGATCAGCACGCCCAAGGCCGAACCCGGCCTGCTTGACGACACCACGCCCCGGGTCATGCTGGTGGGCACGAGCAACAGCTTCCGGCAAGATGAGGATTCGTTCGCCGCTTCCCTGCGCCACGATCTGGGGCGGGATGTGGTCAACGCCAGCGTCAGCGGGGGCGGGCCTTGGTCCGCGCTGGAGCAACTGGTCTATTCCAACGACTTCCGCACAAGCCCACCCAGACTGCTTATCTGGGAGATGAACGTCGAGGCCGACTTCAAGGGCGGCCTGTCACAACTGATTCCCGCCGTGCGCGGAGGGTGCGCCGCGCCGCTGGGGCAGGCCAGGGAGGTGCTGCCCAGCCAGTCCTCCACAGCGCTGAACCTCGCCTCGGGCGATTACTTCTCGGTGCGCGTCTCGGACCCCACCCTCAGGACGGTACCCGTCAAAATCACGGACGCGGCGGGTACCCACACCCTGACCCTCAACCACCAGGGCCAGGGCACGAAGAGCCCGCTGTTTTTCGGCGAACTCGACGCTCCCGCCAGCGCCCTGGCCGTCGATCTGCCCGACACGGCGGGCAAGGTGGACCTGACAGTCTGCAAGGGCTGA
- a CDS encoding alginate O-acetyltransferase AlgF, translated as MKNFTLFVALLGSLAAAEDNGLYDPAPPANSAFVRVINAPAGTLGGKAVTADKGTASVYVVVPQGEFDAKVGAAAGKLKVEAGKFYSVVPSGNRLVLLTDPAMESRAKALLVIYNLSKAASVDLKTADGKTTVVKGVKAGDSGNRAVNGVTVDLAAFAGDKALGTLKGVKLERGNTYAVVVTDGGVTLTMGSTKTK; from the coding sequence GTGAAGAACTTTACTCTTTTCGTGGCACTGCTCGGCTCCCTGGCCGCTGCCGAGGACAACGGCCTGTATGATCCCGCTCCCCCCGCCAACAGCGCCTTCGTACGCGTGATCAACGCCCCAGCTGGAACGCTCGGAGGCAAGGCCGTCACCGCCGACAAGGGGACAGCCAGCGTGTACGTCGTGGTGCCGCAGGGCGAGTTCGACGCGAAGGTGGGCGCGGCGGCGGGCAAACTGAAGGTCGAGGCTGGCAAGTTCTACAGCGTGGTGCCCAGCGGGAACCGGCTGGTCCTGCTGACCGATCCGGCCATGGAAAGCCGCGCCAAGGCCCTGCTGGTCATCTACAACCTCAGCAAGGCCGCCAGCGTGGACCTCAAGACCGCCGACGGCAAGACCACCGTGGTCAAGGGCGTGAAGGCGGGCGACAGCGGCAACCGGGCCGTGAACGGCGTGACGGTGGACCTCGCCGCCTTTGCTGGCGACAAGGCGCTGGGCACCTTGAAAGGGGTGAAGCTCGAACGCGGCAACACGTACGCCGTCGTCGTAACAGACGGGGGCGTGACCCTGACCATGGGCAGCACCAAGACCAAGTAA
- a CDS encoding MBOAT family O-acyltransferase → MVFSSNVFLFLFLPLFLIVYYLLPFKGRSAWILLGSYALYSWWRIDFLWLLIGITAAAYVYGLVLDRQSDGPARRRTLTSAIVLNLGALAYFKYANFGVESFNAITQTLGFHPFSWTPVLLPIGLSFFIFHAISYIVDVYRREEPPTRNLLDFAAFIALFPHLIAGPVLKYNLLADQFLHRTHSAEQFSAGATRFMTGFAKKVLIADTIAPLVTASFSQAQPTMADAWLGAVAYTLQLYFDFSGYSDMAIGLAAMMGFKFPENFNHPYISRSITEFWRRWHMSLSSWLREYLYISLGGNRKGEGRTYLNLWLTMVLGGLWHGANWTFVLWGMWHGSILAVERRMKEARLWKPSPAWLTIPGTMLLVMLGWVMFRADNVADAFRMYRGMFGLNGLALSDTLAWQVRPSVLLTMGLAGALVYLAPLWGRRVGDPGSTLLRPRLAAAATVALLPLFVLAVLKLSAQSYTPFLYFQF, encoded by the coding sequence ATGGTCTTCAGCTCCAATGTCTTTCTGTTTCTGTTTCTGCCGCTGTTTCTGATCGTCTACTACCTGCTGCCCTTCAAGGGGCGCTCGGCGTGGATCTTGCTTGGCAGCTACGCGCTTTACTCGTGGTGGCGCATCGATTTCCTGTGGTTGCTGATAGGGATCACGGCGGCAGCCTACGTCTACGGATTGGTGTTGGACCGGCAGTCGGACGGCCCGGCGCGACGCCGGACGCTGACCTCTGCCATCGTGCTGAATCTCGGTGCGCTGGCGTACTTCAAGTACGCCAATTTCGGCGTGGAGAGTTTCAACGCCATCACGCAGACGCTGGGCTTTCACCCTTTTTCCTGGACGCCCGTACTGCTGCCCATCGGACTGTCGTTTTTCATCTTCCACGCCATCAGTTACATCGTGGACGTGTACCGCCGGGAAGAGCCGCCCACCCGCAACCTGCTGGACTTCGCCGCTTTTATCGCGCTCTTTCCGCACCTGATCGCGGGGCCTGTACTGAAGTACAACCTGCTCGCCGATCAATTTCTTCACCGTACGCACAGCGCCGAGCAGTTCAGCGCCGGCGCGACGCGCTTCATGACTGGCTTTGCCAAGAAGGTCCTGATCGCCGATACCATCGCGCCCCTCGTCACCGCGAGCTTCAGCCAGGCGCAACCGACGATGGCCGACGCGTGGCTGGGGGCCGTGGCCTATACCCTGCAGCTCTACTTCGACTTCAGTGGATACAGCGACATGGCGATTGGCCTGGCCGCCATGATGGGCTTCAAGTTTCCCGAAAACTTCAACCACCCGTACATCAGCCGCTCGATCACCGAGTTCTGGCGGCGCTGGCACATGAGCCTGAGCAGCTGGCTGCGCGAGTACCTGTACATCAGCCTGGGAGGCAACCGGAAGGGTGAGGGCCGAACCTACCTGAACCTGTGGCTGACGATGGTGCTGGGCGGGCTATGGCACGGGGCGAACTGGACCTTCGTGCTGTGGGGAATGTGGCACGGCAGCATCCTCGCGGTCGAGCGCCGGATGAAGGAAGCCAGGCTCTGGAAGCCGTCGCCCGCCTGGCTGACCATTCCCGGGACGATGCTGCTGGTGATGCTGGGCTGGGTGATGTTCCGCGCCGACAACGTGGCGGATGCCTTCCGGATGTACCGGGGCATGTTCGGTCTGAACGGCCTCGCGCTGAGCGACACGCTGGCGTGGCAGGTACGTCCCAGCGTGCTGCTCACCATGGGGTTGGCGGGGGCCCTGGTGTACCTCGCGCCGCTGTGGGGCCGACGCGTGGGGGACCCGGGCAGCACACTCCTGCGGCCCCGGCTCGCGGCGGCAGCCACGGTAGCGCTGCTGCCGCTGTTCGTGCTGGCCGTGCTCAAGCTCTCGGCCCAGAGCTACACGCCCTTTCTCTACTTTCAGTTCTGA
- a CDS encoding glycoside hydrolase family 16 protein — translation MPRLPALPLSLAACLLICLSGVQAETSLPSSPEWTLVWSDEFTGRQGTPPNPKFWNHDVGNRDTGGWGNRELQFYTASPRNARLDGQGHLEIRAETAQAKLPCWNDQPCRYTSARLTTKGKVEFVHGKIEARIQVPAGQGLWPAFWSLGPGEWPDGGEIDIMEWVGHTPNLVYGTVHGPGYSDALGISRETDLGHPASGNYHTYTLIKRPDEIVWLLDGRPYQRVTPANLPAGTRWVFEQPFSLLLNLAVGGTWPGTPPATTVFPSSMLVDYVRIWREAGK, via the coding sequence ATGCCCCGACTTCCCGCGCTTCCACTCTCCCTCGCCGCCTGCTTGCTGATCTGCCTCTCCGGTGTGCAGGCCGAGACCTCCCTCCCGTCCTCGCCCGAATGGACGCTTGTCTGGAGCGACGAGTTCACGGGGCGCCAGGGCACGCCGCCCAACCCGAAGTTCTGGAACCACGACGTCGGCAACCGCGATACGGGGGGATGGGGCAACCGCGAACTGCAGTTTTACACCGCCTCTCCCCGCAACGCCCGCCTCGACGGTCAGGGCCACCTGGAGATCCGGGCGGAGACGGCGCAGGCAAAGCTCCCCTGCTGGAACGACCAACCCTGCCGCTATACCTCCGCGCGGCTGACCACAAAGGGCAAGGTCGAGTTTGTGCACGGCAAGATCGAGGCCCGTATCCAGGTGCCGGCGGGCCAGGGTCTGTGGCCGGCGTTCTGGAGCCTGGGCCCGGGAGAGTGGCCGGACGGCGGCGAGATCGACATCATGGAGTGGGTGGGCCACACGCCGAACCTGGTGTACGGCACCGTCCACGGGCCCGGCTACTCCGACGCGCTGGGCATCAGCCGGGAAACAGACCTGGGCCACCCCGCATCCGGCAATTACCACACCTACACCTTGATCAAACGCCCTGACGAGATCGTCTGGCTGCTGGACGGGCGGCCGTACCAGCGCGTCACCCCGGCCAATCTTCCCGCGGGCACCCGCTGGGTCTTTGAACAGCCCTTCTCCCTGCTGCTGAACCTCGCCGTCGGCGGTACCTGGCCCGGCACGCCACCCGCCACTACCGTCTTTCCCAGCAGCATGCTCGTCGATTACGTCCGCATCTGGCGGGAAGCTGGAAAATAA